In a genomic window of uncultured Flavobacterium sp.:
- the ribH gene encoding 6,7-dimethyl-8-ribityllumazine synthase, producing the protein MATENKNLSEYDKNTIPNAKDFRFGIVVSEWNETITEGLYNGAFDALVDCDVPQQQIIRWNVPGSFELIYGAKKMLQTQNVDAVIVIGCVIQGETKHFDFVCEGVTQGIKDLNVQTDIPVIFCVLTDNNMQQSIDRSGGIHGNKGTEAAIAAIKMAYIRQQASMSHPFHQPLLSTGALQIEDKPRKIENE; encoded by the coding sequence ATGGCTACTGAAAATAAAAACTTATCAGAATACGATAAAAACACGATCCCAAATGCGAAAGACTTTCGATTTGGGATTGTTGTTTCTGAGTGGAACGAAACCATAACAGAAGGACTTTATAATGGCGCTTTTGATGCCTTAGTTGATTGCGATGTACCACAGCAACAAATTATTCGTTGGAATGTTCCGGGAAGTTTTGAGCTGATTTACGGAGCAAAGAAAATGTTGCAAACGCAAAATGTAGATGCAGTTATTGTAATTGGATGTGTAATTCAAGGAGAAACTAAACATTTTGATTTTGTGTGCGAAGGTGTAACGCAAGGAATTAAAGATTTGAATGTTCAAACTGATATTCCGGTTATTTTTTGTGTTTTAACAGATAATAACATGCAACAATCTATTGACAGAAGTGGAGGAATTCACGGAAACAAAGGAACCGAGGCGGCAATTGCAGCTATAAAAATGGCATATATTCGTCAACAAGCTTCAATGTCACATCCGTTTCACCAACCATTATTGTCTACAGGTGCGCTTCAAATCGAAGATAAACCAAGAAAAATCGAGAACGAATAA
- a CDS encoding DNA replication/repair protein RecF, with amino-acid sequence MHLNKISLFNYKNFSEISFDFDHKINCFVGKNGIGKTNVLDAIYHLAYGKSYFNPLAVQNIKHGEEFFVIDAELEKNERTEQIVCSLKKGQKKILKRNGKAYDKFSDHIGFIPLVIISPADRDLIVEGSETRRKFMDSVISQLDSTYLHQLIQYQKIIVQRNALLKYFALNHVFDNDTLSIYNEQLNSFGQSIFEKRKDFLEQFIPIFNVHHQAITGSEETVQLVYESNLFEKDLLTLLKENINKDRALQYTSVGIHKDDLSFEIDSHPIKKFGSQGQQKSFLIALKLAQFEFLKKQSGVKPLLLFDDIFDKLDENRVAKIIEMVNSETFGQLFISDTHPERTEAIVKSTHQTYKMFNLG; translated from the coding sequence ATGCATTTAAACAAAATTTCTTTATTCAATTATAAAAATTTCTCTGAAATCAGTTTTGATTTTGACCACAAGATCAATTGTTTTGTGGGCAAAAACGGAATTGGGAAAACCAATGTTCTTGATGCAATTTATCATTTGGCTTATGGAAAAAGTTATTTTAATCCGTTGGCGGTTCAAAACATCAAACACGGAGAAGAGTTTTTTGTAATCGACGCCGAATTAGAGAAAAATGAAAGAACAGAACAAATCGTTTGCAGTTTAAAAAAAGGACAAAAGAAAATTTTAAAAAGAAACGGAAAAGCTTACGATAAATTCTCCGATCATATTGGGTTTATTCCGCTTGTAATTATTTCTCCCGCAGATCGTGATTTAATTGTTGAAGGAAGTGAAACGCGACGTAAATTCATGGATAGCGTGATTTCGCAATTAGATTCCACTTATTTACATCAACTTATTCAATATCAGAAAATAATTGTACAGCGAAATGCTTTGCTTAAATATTTTGCGCTGAATCATGTTTTCGATAATGATACCTTATCTATATATAATGAACAACTAAATAGTTTTGGACAATCGATTTTCGAAAAAAGAAAAGATTTTCTGGAACAATTCATACCTATATTTAATGTACATCACCAAGCCATAACAGGATCTGAGGAAACAGTGCAATTGGTTTATGAAAGTAATTTGTTCGAAAAAGATTTATTGACATTATTAAAGGAGAACATTAATAAAGATCGCGCGCTGCAATATACAAGTGTCGGAATTCATAAAGATGATTTGTCATTTGAAATTGATTCGCATCCAATAAAGAAATTTGGATCACAAGGTCAGCAGAAATCTTTTCTGATTGCTTTGAAATTAGCACAATTCGAATTTCTAAAAAAACAAAGCGGCGTAAAACCGTTATTATTATTTGATGATATTTTTGACAAATTAGATGAAAATCGCGTTGCCAAAATTATCGAAATGGTAAATAGCGAAACTTTTGGTCAGCTTTTTATCTCAGATACACATCCGGAACGTACCGAAGCGATAGTAAAATCGACACATCAGACTTATAAGATGTTTAATTTAGGGTGA
- a CDS encoding thioredoxin domain-containing protein yields MKFSKILFLIVSVVLISCNEKKDNSFKEIAPKDFAEKIKTTENPQILDVRTPEEFESEHIDNAANVNWNSEDFAEKAASYDKSKPVFVYCLSGGRSKKAAAKLNELGFTNVYELEGGIMKWNAEGLSKPSTAQVGMTMNDFNDLLNSDKKVLVDFYAEWCGPCKQMEPYLLKMQKEMADKVVIIRVDVDKNKTLATQLKIDQLPTMVLYENKAVQWKNIGFITEKDLKKQLQ; encoded by the coding sequence ATGAAATTTTCTAAAATTTTATTCCTAATAGTTTCCGTTGTACTGATTTCCTGTAATGAAAAGAAAGACAATTCTTTTAAGGAGATTGCTCCGAAAGATTTTGCAGAAAAAATCAAAACAACCGAGAATCCTCAAATACTTGACGTTCGAACTCCTGAAGAATTCGAATCTGAACATATTGACAATGCCGCAAATGTAAACTGGAACAGTGAAGATTTTGCCGAAAAAGCAGCTTCTTACGATAAATCGAAACCTGTTTTTGTATATTGTTTAAGTGGCGGAAGAAGTAAAAAAGCTGCCGCAAAACTAAATGAATTAGGTTTTACCAATGTTTATGAATTAGAAGGCGGAATCATGAAATGGAATGCAGAAGGATTATCAAAACCTTCGACGGCTCAAGTGGGAATGACGATGAATGATTTTAATGATTTATTAAATTCAGACAAAAAAGTTCTGGTTGATTTCTATGCAGAATGGTGTGGTCCATGCAAACAAATGGAACCGTATCTTTTGAAAATGCAAAAAGAAATGGCCGACAAAGTGGTTATCATTCGTGTTGATGTGGACAAAAACAAAACTTTGGCAACTCAACTAAAAATTGACCAACTTCCAACTATGGTTTTATACGAAAACAAAGCTGTACAATGGAAAAATATTGGTTTTATCACCGAAAAAGACTTAAAAAAACAACTGCAATAA
- a CDS encoding DUF2461 domain-containing protein → MLTKESLQFLDDLKKNNNRDWFQENKKRYEVFKKDYHQLVSDFLDAMKPLDPSLELLEVKNCTFRINRDIRFSKDKSPYKAHLGVWMSSGAKGQNRSGYYVHIEKGASFIAGGFYSPDPDQLKKVRKEIAFFHDDLEAILADKNFKKEFGNLDFDENNSLKNPPRGYEKEHPAIEFLKLKSFTATQKYDISEVTQKDFVSKISKKLIALKPLNEFINRALDTDEF, encoded by the coding sequence ATGCTAACTAAAGAATCATTGCAATTTTTAGACGATTTAAAAAAGAACAACAACAGAGATTGGTTTCAGGAGAATAAAAAACGATACGAAGTTTTCAAAAAAGATTACCATCAATTGGTTAGTGATTTTCTGGATGCAATGAAGCCTCTTGATCCGTCATTAGAATTATTGGAAGTTAAAAATTGTACTTTCAGAATCAATCGTGACATTCGTTTTTCTAAAGACAAATCTCCTTATAAAGCACATTTGGGCGTTTGGATGTCATCTGGCGCAAAAGGTCAAAATCGTTCCGGGTATTATGTACATATAGAAAAAGGCGCCAGTTTTATTGCCGGAGGATTTTACTCTCCAGATCCGGATCAATTGAAAAAAGTTCGTAAAGAAATTGCTTTTTTCCATGATGATTTAGAAGCTATTTTAGCAGATAAAAACTTCAAGAAAGAATTTGGAAATTTAGATTTTGACGAAAATAATTCACTTAAAAATCCACCAAGAGGTTACGAAAAAGAACATCCAGCAATTGAGTTTTTGAAACTAAAAAGTTTTACAGCAACTCAAAAATATGATATTTCCGAAGTGACGCAAAAAGATTTTGTTTCCAAAATAAGCAAGAAATTAATCGCCTTAAAACCATTGAACGAATTTATCAATCGTGCTTTAGATACTGACGAATTTTAA
- a CDS encoding tetratricopeptide repeat protein, whose amino-acid sequence MATYNKRGYKTPKEKEVKDVVTEEQQVIIDEKDSTTAGVFSKLDETASKTEDWVAKNQKIIIGLVAGIAVATIGYLAYQKFIEAPKQNEAASEMFVAQQNFEKATNGVASDSLYKLALNGSEGKFGFVKIADEYSGTDAGNLANYYAGIASLNIGKYDDAIKYLGEFKSKEAIVGALAIGAIGDAYSQKNQQKEALDYYVKAAESNKNDFTTPRFLLKAGKTALALGQKEDAIKYLTDIKENYDATPEAASVDVLIGLAQ is encoded by the coding sequence ATGGCAACTTATAATAAAAGAGGATATAAAACACCAAAAGAAAAGGAAGTTAAAGATGTTGTTACAGAAGAACAACAAGTAATCATTGACGAGAAGGATAGTACAACGGCTGGTGTGTTCTCAAAATTAGATGAAACCGCTTCAAAAACTGAGGATTGGGTTGCTAAAAATCAAAAAATCATTATTGGTTTAGTTGCTGGTATTGCAGTTGCAACTATTGGATATTTGGCTTACCAAAAATTTATTGAAGCTCCAAAACAAAATGAAGCTGCAAGCGAAATGTTTGTTGCGCAACAAAATTTTGAAAAAGCGACAAATGGTGTAGCAAGTGATTCATTATACAAATTGGCTTTGAATGGTTCTGAAGGTAAATTCGGATTCGTTAAAATTGCTGATGAATATTCTGGAACTGATGCAGGAAATTTAGCAAACTACTATGCTGGTATTGCTTCTTTGAACATTGGTAAATATGATGACGCTATTAAATACTTAGGAGAATTTAAATCAAAAGAAGCTATCGTTGGAGCTTTGGCAATTGGTGCAATTGGAGATGCTTATTCTCAAAAGAACCAACAAAAAGAAGCTTTAGACTATTATGTAAAAGCTGCTGAATCTAATAAAAATGATTTCACAACGCCTCGTTTCTTATTAAAAGCAGGTAAGACAGCTTTGGCTTTAGGTCAAAAAGAAGATGCTATCAAGTACTTAACAGATATTAAAGAAAACTACGATGCAACTCCAGAAGCAGCTTCTGTTGATGTATTGATTGGATTAGCACAATAA
- a CDS encoding rhomboid family intramembrane serine protease yields the protein MKDLLEKIKLIYLPFLIIAISFISIYTFLHWFLFIKFELFPAKEMFLKFWFPCGIPCILVYLFLRPRLKNLKFKDDNKSFFFHLMAVVVIIIPTMIAQEYLITATGKLTPLDTISEIPKHEKTKYYTLQKFYIDKKNIGVLNTGEATGKNNERFNMLIYVAMPILETSKETSRHECKYWLGKRYSEEISNSLSNGEKQIKFKDFAARTEKEFNDTDFNQFTYLELVGNTEDHDNFNSAIEQNTHYDLNKPFLLIAHDEPFKNRNGKKLEWVLGSLGIGLLFWFILIFFTKLKPQSFRNLKIEKKSKLESLKNTFDFLVPREDFYITPILINLNLFVFILMVCTGFGLFTFKGKDLLDWGANFRPFVEDGQWWRLLTSVFLHGGIMHLVSNMFGLYIVGLFLEPVLGKTKYLLIYLVTGFFASLASIWWHDATVSVGASGAIFGLYGLFIALSLRKVFSALVNKAYLVFSAIFVGYNLLMGLFGNIDNAAHVGGLVSGFVIGCIIASHLREQKDFDDQF from the coding sequence ATGAAAGATCTTTTAGAAAAAATCAAATTAATTTACTTGCCTTTTTTAATAATTGCAATTAGTTTTATTTCTATTTATACTTTCCTGCATTGGTTTTTATTTATCAAATTTGAATTATTTCCCGCTAAGGAAATGTTTTTAAAATTTTGGTTTCCTTGTGGTATTCCATGTATTCTTGTTTACCTTTTTTTAAGACCAAGATTAAAGAACTTAAAATTTAAAGATGATAATAAATCTTTTTTCTTTCATTTAATGGCAGTCGTAGTAATCATAATTCCAACTATGATCGCGCAAGAATATTTGATTACAGCAACTGGAAAACTGACTCCTCTTGATACTATTTCTGAGATTCCAAAACATGAAAAGACAAAATATTATACTTTACAAAAATTCTATATTGACAAAAAGAATATTGGCGTTCTAAACACTGGCGAAGCAACCGGAAAAAACAACGAACGTTTTAATATGCTTATATATGTAGCAATGCCCATTTTAGAAACATCCAAGGAAACTTCCAGACATGAATGTAAATATTGGCTAGGAAAAAGATACTCCGAAGAAATAAGCAATAGTTTATCTAATGGCGAAAAACAGATTAAATTCAAGGATTTTGCTGCAAGAACTGAAAAGGAATTTAATGATACCGATTTTAATCAATTTACTTATTTAGAACTAGTAGGAAACACCGAAGATCATGATAATTTTAATTCGGCAATCGAACAAAATACGCATTACGATCTTAATAAACCCTTTTTATTAATCGCACACGACGAACCTTTTAAAAACCGAAACGGTAAAAAACTCGAATGGGTTTTAGGTTCTTTAGGAATTGGCCTTTTATTTTGGTTTATTCTAATATTTTTCACCAAACTGAAACCACAAAGTTTCAGAAACCTTAAAATTGAAAAAAAATCAAAATTAGAAAGTCTGAAAAATACTTTTGATTTTTTAGTGCCAAGAGAAGATTTTTACATCACTCCAATTTTAATTAACCTCAACTTATTCGTTTTCATTTTAATGGTTTGTACAGGTTTTGGACTTTTTACTTTTAAAGGAAAAGATCTGCTTGATTGGGGCGCAAACTTCAGACCTTTTGTCGAAGACGGACAATGGTGGAGATTACTTACATCTGTCTTTTTGCATGGCGGTATAATGCATTTAGTCTCAAATATGTTTGGTCTTTATATTGTTGGTTTATTTTTGGAACCCGTTTTAGGAAAAACAAAATACCTTTTAATATATCTCGTTACAGGATTTTTTGCAAGTCTGGCGAGTATTTGGTGGCATGACGCAACTGTAAGCGTTGGAGCATCAGGAGCAATTTTTGGGCTTTATGGACTTTTTATTGCGTTATCGCTTCGAAAAGTTTTTTCGGCACTAGTAAACAAAGCTTATTTAGTTTTCAGTGCAATATTTGTGGGCTACAATTTATTAATGGGATTATTTGGAAATATTGATAATGCAGCGCACGTTGGAGGACTTGTAAGTGGTTTTGTTATTGGCTGTATAATAGCATCACATTTAAGAGAACAGAAGGACTTTGACGATCAATTCTAA
- a CDS encoding glycosyltransferase: MKRKILFLGESYRADAITWMKGLKEFGDFEICTWELQTPNNSKINRFKRILEYIFSPISIRKTIREHKPDMIIAERTTSYGFLAAISGMHPIAIAQQGRTDLWPDGSVLLPFKKIIQKYAFKKADLIHAWGPVMTISMKEIGVDMNKVLVIPKGIDLSLFSPSINNSSKIEAIVTRSLQPEYRHDSILKAFAILNQKGIDFSLTIVGDGTRLQFLKDLAKELQIENKVIFTGKIPNTELPKLLQQSNIYISMPITEGVSASLFEAMACNCYPVVSDIPGNQSWIKHRKNGQLIEIDNIEMLTEELIWSFENPESRNNAILQNRKFVEENANYDINMKIIADKYHELLNQYSN, encoded by the coding sequence ATGAAGAGAAAAATACTTTTTCTGGGAGAATCTTATCGTGCAGACGCGATTACGTGGATGAAGGGTTTGAAGGAATTTGGAGATTTTGAAATCTGTACTTGGGAACTTCAAACGCCAAATAATTCGAAAATCAATCGATTCAAACGTATTTTAGAATACATCTTCTCTCCTATTTCTATTCGAAAAACTATTCGGGAACATAAACCGGATATGATTATTGCAGAAAGAACCACAAGTTATGGTTTTCTTGCTGCGATTTCAGGAATGCATCCAATTGCAATTGCGCAACAAGGCCGAACTGATTTATGGCCGGACGGTTCTGTTTTACTTCCTTTTAAGAAAATCATTCAGAAATATGCTTTCAAAAAAGCCGATTTAATTCATGCTTGGGGTCCGGTTATGACGATTTCTATGAAAGAAATTGGCGTTGATATGAATAAAGTTTTGGTTATCCCGAAAGGAATTGACTTATCGCTTTTTTCTCCTTCGATAAATAATTCAAGCAAAATTGAAGCGATTGTAACTCGTTCTTTGCAACCCGAATATCGCCATGATTCTATTTTGAAAGCTTTTGCGATTCTTAACCAAAAAGGAATTGACTTTTCATTGACTATTGTTGGCGACGGAACAAGATTGCAATTTTTGAAAGATTTAGCAAAAGAATTACAAATCGAAAACAAAGTGATTTTCACAGGAAAAATCCCAAATACTGAGCTTCCTAAATTATTACAACAATCGAATATTTATATTAGTATGCCAATTACCGAAGGCGTTTCGGCTTCTTTATTTGAAGCAATGGCTTGCAATTGTTATCCTGTAGTTTCAGACATTCCTGGAAATCAAAGCTGGATTAAACATCGCAAAAACGGACAATTAATTGAAATCGATAATATCGAAATGCTTACCGAAGAACTTATTTGGTCTTTCGAAAATCCCGAATCCCGAAATAATGCTATTTTGCAAAACAGAAAGTTTGTAGAAGAAAATGCGAATTATGATATCAATATGAAGATTATTGCAGATAAATATCATGAGTTACTAAACCAATATTCTAATTAA